One Phoenix dactylifera cultivar Barhee BC4 chromosome 8, palm_55x_up_171113_PBpolish2nd_filt_p, whole genome shotgun sequence genomic window carries:
- the LOC120111611 gene encoding long chain acyl-CoA synthetase 4-like — protein MILFQIWIYGNSFESFLVAIVNPNKQALEHWAEENEISGDYPALCENPREKEYIRGELSKIAKAKKLKGFEFIKAVHLDPVPFDIEHDLLTPKYSKKRPQLLKHYQVSYPVFSLNCKNSMTHRKRHVSISLLCAIFCFLSDGFTAI, from the exons ATGATTCTGTTCCAGATATGGATATATGGGAATAGCTTCGAGTCTTTCCTTGTTGCCATTGTAAATCCCAACAAACAGGCTCTTGAGCATTGGGCTGAAGAGAATGAGATAAGTGGAGATTATCCTGCCCTGTGTGAGAACCCCAGAGAAAAAGAATATATCCGTGGCGAGCTTTCAAAGATTGCAAAAGCAAAGAAG TTGAAAGGTTTTGAGTTCATAAAAGCTGTTCACCTTGACCCAGTACCATTTGACATCGAGCACGATTTGCTGACCCCAAAGTACTCAAAGAAGCGGCCACAATTGCTCAAGCACTACCAGGTTAGTTATCCTGTCTTCTCTTTGAACTGTAAGAACTCCATGACTCATAGAAAGAGGCATGTGTCCATATCCCTATTGTGTGCAATTTTTTGCTTCCTCAGTGATGGTTTTACAGCAATCTGA
- the LOC120111729 gene encoding non-specific lipid-transfer protein 1-like, with the protein MARLLALLAVLAAARAWAYAAAPPCNEIARVIAPCMAYLSYQAWVPYGRCCAGVAALNGTVATRGDRVAICNCFKSVVPNFPGVDFSRTATLLRLCGVLINITISPSIDCSSLPPPRELQEVQH; encoded by the exons ATGGCTCGCCTCCTTGCGCTTCtggcggtgctcgcggccgccCGGGCATGGGCGTATGCCGCTGCCCCGCCGTGCAACGAGATCGCGCGAGTGATCGCGCCATGCATGGCCTACCTCTCGTACCAGGCGTGGGTGCCGTACGGACGGTGCTGCGCCGGGGTGGCGGCCCTGAACGGGACCGTCGCCACCCGCGGCGACCGGGTGGCCATCTGCAACTGCTTCAAGAGCGTCGTCCCCAACTTCCCCGGCGTCGACTTCTCACGCACCGCCACTCTCCTGCGCTTGTGTGGTGTCCTCATCAACATCACCATCTCCCCCTCCATCGACTGCAGCAG CCTTCCACCGCCGCGAGAACTCCAGGAAGTTCAGCATTAA